TACACTCTTAAGACAACGCTTCgcctcatagcacgctgaaggccaaccattgtacagagtgatatcTCTATCACTCttaatttgtggaaagcgtggggcgtacgcctttttgtgacaattaacgttcctgcataagtgtcgcaaaaaggcgtactcttcccgttttcaacaaatcagaggagagaacgttgccattcgggatgatggttggctaggagcgtgctatgtggtgaagttcatttttaagagtgtacgatctATAGTTCATCTACAAGGATACAAAGCAAAACCTTTTAGATATTTCAACGTCTGGCTGTATCCGAATATATTTTTCGAATGTTTGACAATTAATATTTGGTCATCCCAACATGCCTAACACTTGTGCCCTTTTCTAAGTACGCGGAAGTCGAGGCTATTGCTGACAGCTGCGAAAAGAAGGCTGGGTTAAAAGATTCTTGCGAGCACAAAGATAAGGTAAATCGGTTATTTTGACACAAATAGGGTGGCTATACCTTGTCGGGAGCAAAACAGGCCACTAATCTGAAGCCGCTTGCAGGTCAAGAACTACCTCGAGTGCATGCGCAACGGCGCAAAGAAGGTGGTAAGTTTCTGCTTCGGTATACCTCGTTACAATCCCTATACAACGGTGCTTGACGCGCTTTCCAGTCTCTTTATTCGTCGAGAAAACGAAGCATTGGAAGGCGAAAGCGGAGAGTTGCGTCAGCGCTGGCAGAAGTCCCATGGTTATACTAAGCGTTCGTTGAAAGTTTATTTTTTAGGGCATCCATTTTAGTCAAACGTAAAACCGTAGAACATTTCAGTATTTCACGTAGCTTTTCAGAAGCCAAATGTCTGAAAGTCAAAGTACAAGTTACAAAATCGGGGGAAGTTGCGGGGAAGTTCAGTCGTAAGGGTGTATACACTCACGATATAACTGAGACAATAAGAAACGTAGATTTTTACAGTTCTCAAAATGCTAACTCCCGTATGCGTCGGCATTTACGGAAGAAGTCCGCGTCACTATAGTGTCCATTTACCGTCACTATTACGAATTCCATATAACAAACCTAGCCACGAGGAAGCAGCAGCGTATCTTAACTATCGGTTAACACAATCACCATATATACACCCTTGACGTGCGTAACAGTAACATGCGCTGTTTAAGTGCACACCATGGAAGCTGTCTACTGTCgagacaaaaacaacaacagataaattaatgatgatgtaTGGACAGTGAACAGTAATATTCATGGGAAGTCATTAAAATAGCAACAGGTTATGGGCACGGACGCAGGTAGTGCAAATACATGCAATtaattaaagggacactaaaatgcaaaaacaacttgctctcaaatgaaagtccgtgtttcaattagtgcaATTCAAGAAACGTGtgtgaactacactcttaaaaatgaccttcaccgcatagcacgctcgtagccaaccataatctcgaatgatatcgttatctgccctgatttgttgaaaacgggaggcgtacgccttttttgtgacaattatgaacagcataagtgtcacaaaaaaggcgtacgcctcccgttttcaacaaatcagggggcttaatcgcttcatcgtcgttacggttgttacaagctaacgagtggcaggaaattcaaaaaggcgggcgggaaatttaaaaaggtgggcacgtgataaaacacgtgcacgccgctcttcgcgcgatacgtgaaggccgtggtacacgtcacgcgcaatgtgtcacgtgcccacctttttgaattttccgccattcgttagcttgtaacgaccgtaaccacgatgaagcgattaagcccccagggcagataacggtgtcattcgagacgatggttggctagaagcgtgctatgcggtgaagttcatttttaagagtgtacgatagcgtagttcacacaacgctatcgtttagaagaaaaccgcaatgaaaacagagccgtctttggcggcaacgagtgggatccccaggaggcaaagattggcggcatccaatcagaTAGCAGGAGAAGCGCGAGCATACCTATCGTGGCTGTGTTAATTTGGAACGGGCCatatcgtagtgttccgtatatccgcggcatgatgcgcactgctgcaatTTTCGATACCGATTCATTGAATTTTAGCCCGTAACAGTTCCCGctaatgttccactgacaacatttatcttcacgtccttcggacagccgcgccagtccgcttcgcaacgcgtaCTATGTTTTTCAGCGGGATGACTGcgccatggcgtggcacgcgcagcatggactaaaaaaacaccgatgcacgagctgaaacggcgttcactgcttagcgccgaagcaagaaagagtccggtataattttcgTTCTAGCTTcctaacggaatcaaagttttggaTTATGACAACAAGTATGAAATTAACacagcgtgtaacgtaatttaaaATTAACTTGTttctgcattttagtgcccatttaAATTCATGCAATTCGTTAAGAGGGAgatttttgttgttactttaAGATGCGCACAAAAAATGCACTGCGCACTCACAGACATTAAACAACTGGAATTCCAGCACTATACCATAAGTAATTTGTATAGTTTCCGCTGATTAAGTTCATCCACTGTTCTTCTCTTCTGCTTCCACTCTCGACCAAGGAGAACAAGAGACGTGGTCCTCGAGAGGAAAAGCTCTTTCTGACAGGTCTTCTTCTTTGTCTTAAAGGCTTGTCCTACTTATCACCTAAATTAGCAGCTAATAGCATAGATGCAAGTTTTCCTTTAGTATGCTAATACCATTAATGCAAGTTTCCATCTGGTATAGAAAAATGACGTGGCCAAGAAGAGCTTCAAAACCTACAATGTAAGTGGCCGATGCAATGCGATCGGATGGAGCATGATTTCCTTTCAGACAATCTCGTTAAGTGCAGTAGATTTACGTTCAGTAATTAAATTTGTCTACACAGGGATGCTTAAAAAAGTTCCTCACGTACCAAGACGAGAAGGAAGGCAGGTATGGATCAAAGAGCCTACTACGAAGCTTGAGACAGAACTTCCATTCTCTGAGGAGCAAGTACAGGTTTTACGACTACTGAGCCAATTGCAAGACCACACGGTCGTTGGCAGAACGCAATAGATTGGAAAAGAAGATGTTCTACTGACCCCGGTGACGAGTATAATCTAGGTTAGTCGGGAAAGAAAATCTCATAAAAAGATGGGTTAAAAAATGATGTGTAACAAGAACGTGATATTCCTTTGAACACAATAAAGAAGCATCATTATGAAAGCTTCATGTTGAAATGACGTACGTTGGTCCAACACTCAATCTCCGGACGTCGCAAGGTATCTCCCGTCAGGCTGCTGCGTTAATTCAACGAGTACAGTTCAGTATCGCTCTTACTGCTCAGTTGTGTTGCCGCTTGCGACACATCGACTCTCCAAGATGCTATTGCTGTTGTGACTTACTTAGCGTACAGCGTCTTTAAGTCGGATAACCCTCTGTTCCCACTGTTAGGATCCCCCTTGTAGTTTCATTAAATTACCACGGGCAATGAGGTATAATATCGTCTGTGGCGATTAACGACAAAACAATCCAATCAATTATCATCATtaaagtgttgttgttgtttcaataATACTGCCTACGAGGATAGAAACCCAGATGTAATCAAGGCAAGCATTAGCCATTACAGAAGCTGGCATGCAAAGATAACTGAAAAGAACGTTGCAGACACTACGCGGACGAAATGCGAACACGACACGCATTAACATTTCTTGACGTGTTTCATTAGTGCCACACCCTTCTTAAAGAGGCGGCATACATTCGAAAAGAACTGGGGAAAAGATTTCCAAAGGCTTTTGAATGGTCATTTATGCATCCATTCAAAGTATACTTTCTGCATTTTTAGCCAATATTTCGGCGGTGTTAtcgatgaccacacagaaaatGCGGAAATACGGTGCGGATCAACATATGAGGTTCAATTGCTCGCAGCGAATTCTTAATTCGAAATAAACGAACAGAGTAGAACTCTATACTGTTATAGGAGTTAAAGTTGTACGATGCGTACGTTGGTATTCGCTGGTGCGCTTCCATAAATGTATAAAGAAACCCCATCATATACATAGCCACAGTCATGCAATGATATGTACATAGTAGCTTGTGCATTTCTCATCGTAATGAATTCCAAATAGTGTATTAGTGACGGAAGAAGGAAATCACTGAAAAAGCCcgttgtaggactcgaacccacatcttctggattaccggtccacgactctaccaactgagctaagctaacacttttTTTCTTAAAGAACGTTTTATTTCACACTGTTACAGTTCAAGACGTAGATGTCATTTACAATGCAAGATGCGGTATGTGATCGGGAGGGGTGACACAAGAATACATGCTTGAGATGAAGTATGTACAAAAGTGTGGGTGTGATTTGAAGACCACGATCAGTCCATTAACACTCCGTGGGGCTTGACACAACAAGCTCAAGCACTTTGAACCAACTAACACACCTCCCCCGCGACTTCCAatggcgcgtcatctgaagggacaaaccaaccactctcacGCTCAtcccactttcactcttacatgttttctcaatcatacacacattcatacggcgggatcgacgcaagcggcatctgttgaacatgatggcaatgatttccttctttcatcattaatttcttaggcacttgaggctttatatgtatttgtcccttatatgtgttccagcctcagaacatcaattgccatcaagTGTAATAGTGGTGACGTTGAAAAAATTTCCTCACACAAAGTTGTCTGAAGTCTTCGCATGgtgcgaacaaaaaaaaaaaaaaaaaaaaagaacacacaccGAGGGACCTGAAAGAAGTAGCAGCAGGCACATGTTTACGGAAAACGAACAAAAATTATCATAATTTGAAGCGGCATAGAGGTAGATTTATACCTAACGACTGCaggtaatttcgaccacctgggccCGGCGGTAGGAACAACAAAGAGTTTTGGTACATCTttacgctatcgtctttgcgtatacgtaagggatagcgtcgaTCGTTCttcgcacgcccataacagaatgAGAGcgtcgcgcagtgcgcagaaccaccaacgctatctcccACACACGCAAAATTGATAGCGTACgacgtactaaaactctctagtgtTTACATGCTACACGGTCTTCGGCAGGGATTTAAGCCGTGGTCGTGAGCTCACTAATGCCAGCGCGCTGCCGGCGGAGTTACCGAAGCCGGCCGAAGAGAACGAAAAGTGAAAGGAATCAAAGGAGAGCTCATTCATCATGCGTTGAACCaacaaatataaacaaaaatataaaacattataaaaatattaaatatataaaagaaattaaaaatataaaaaatattaTAAATATTATAAAAATATAATATAAAACGACAACATATAAAACAACGTGAGCGCCGGTTGCTCCGCACGTGGCCGTTGATAGAAGATGAACACACTAACTCACGGTACTCTCCCGGTGAGGAAGCATGACTTACCTTCTGTTTCTCAAGAACACGTctgcaaagaaagaaagagtgagtaatgagtgcctatttctcaatttctttcttttttatcaactcaactcaacaacaacaataaataaagAAGAAGCGATGATGACATattgggatgtttccccgtggtagccacacgACCTTATACCCCACTTcgcagaggttaatatgagaggatgaattatggtgaacgcgaacCGACGACACGTCGGAGTTCtgcaactcaactcaactcagagACAAAGGTTACGAAACTTATAAAATGAAGACGCCGACGAAGTCGCGTGGTACGTCATACCCATAGTCATTACGTGCGGCCTGTTGCGCTGAAGTTTGCGGAGACCGATCAGGACGCCTATCTCTCCACTAGCGGCAgagtatactcttaaaaattagagggggggggtcgaagtagcttgaggttgttggccgcactcaagtgggcatcgtcacgactatagccaaaaaaaaagggggggggggggagaagagagttgacgatttcaaagtgaggcataggcaggatgaacgatactgatgggacggaggtgcaccgcatagcacgttcctagccaatcatcatcatctcgaatgatatcgttatctgccctgatttgttgaaaacaggaggcgtacgccttttttgtgacacttatgctgttcatagttgtcacaaaaagtcgcacgcctgccgttttcaacagatcaaggcaaataatgatatcattcgaaatggtggttggctaggagcgtgctatgcggtgaagttcatttctaagagtgagcAAAGCACGGCCGCTCCGCTCGCTTTCTGGAACGTTAGGGCGGTCTTCGCAAGTGTTTGTACATCTAACTACAAAGCGGAACGGGTTCGTCAAAATAGACCGAGTGCAGCGGAAACGCAAGAGTGGAACTAATTACTGCTGTATTTTGGGGTGCCACAACaacggtacactcttagaaatgagggggggggggggggtgtcgaggtagcttttTCTTggctctcctacactcttagaaatgaacttcaccgcagagcacgctcctagccaaccatcgtcccgaatgacaacgttctcgcccctgatttgttgaaaacgggaggcggagcctattttgtgccattatgcacggtaCAGAATAGGtcccgcctctcgttttcaacaaatcaggggcgagaacgttgtcattcgggtcggttgtcattcggggatggttggctaggagcgtgctttgcggtcaagttcatttctaagagtgtaggagagccaagaaaaagaagaagtcgTCGGTCTCGTTTATCGAGGAACAGTTTCCG
This portion of the Ornithodoros turicata isolate Travis chromosome 3, ASM3712646v1, whole genome shotgun sequence genome encodes:
- the LOC135388863 gene encoding uncharacterized protein LOC135388863, which encodes MDPKTTLYVFCIVMLLVGLCNAKKAKPNRKDDEDDDDDDDGDDVYDNGEKSVNVYKMELTCLVHLTRDLQTWPPKPSKELPQWYAEVEAIADSCEKKAGLKDSCEHKDKVKNYLECMRNGAKKVKNDVAKKSFKTYNGCLKKFLTYQDEKEGRYGSKSLLRSLRQNFHSLRSKYRFYDY